GGGTTCCCTGTGCAGCCCCCGGCCCGAGGGCGCCGCGCGTCGCACACGCACCGATCAGGTGCCCGACCGCGGGGCGTTCGGGGCGAGTTGGCCGCCGGAGCCTCAGGTGTTCTTGGGGCCGCCGATCTGGATACCGGCCATGCGGGTCCACTCGTAACGGCCGGTCTTCACCTTGGCGGCGAAGTCCCCGTCGAACTCCTCGTGGGTCTCGATGCCCGCCTTCTTCACGGCCTCTTCGGCGATGGCGACCGACGGTGCCACGAGGTTGCCCCACTCGCCGTCCTGGCCCACGAGCGCGATCCGCGCACCGCGCTCGCCGATGTAGGCGATCTGCCCCTCGGCACCGCCGTGTTCCTTGGCGAAGGAACCGATCTCCTTGGCGAGCTTGGCCGCACGGCGCTCGGCCCGTGCCGCCTGCTTGGTGTCGTCAGCCTGCTGCGTTTCTGCCATACCTGGATGCTACCGGCGCGTAGATCAAGCGGCGACGGGCCCAGTACGTGGTCTCGGCCACGTACGAGGCGAACCGGCGCACCGAAATCGGGCGATCGGGACGCGACCGGGAAGCGGCCCGGAAACCGGCGCGCGAGGCGCCGGTTTCAGCGCAGGAAGGGGTCGACCGCCACGGCCACGAAGAGCAGCGAGACGTAGGTGATGGACCAGTGGAACAGTCGCATCTCCTTGAGCTTCGCCCCGGTCGCGCCGCTCTTGGCGCGGTTCTGGAGCGAGTGCGCCTCCCAGAGCCACCAGCCGCCGGTGGCGAGCGCGACCGTCGTGTAGAACCAGCCCGTGTAGCCGAGCGGGGTCAGCAGCAGGGAGACGGCGACCATCACCCAGCTGTAGAGGACGATCTGCTTGGCGACGACCTTGTTGGAGGCGACCACCGGCAGCATCGGCACCCCGACGCGGGCGTAGTCCTCCTTGACCTTCATGGACAGCGGCCAGTAGTGCGGCGGCGTCCAGAAGAACATGACGAGGAAGAGGACGACCGGCGCCCAGGACATCGAGTTGGTGACCGCGGACCAGCCGATCAGGACCGGCATACAGCCCGCGATGCCGCCCCAGACGATGTTCTGCGAGGTGCGGCGCTTGAGGATCATCGTGTAGACGACGACATAGAACAGCAGCGCGCCGAGCGACAGCCAGGCCGACAGCCAGTTGACGAGCAGTCCGAACCACAGAGTGGAGCCGACCGCGAGAGTCAGGCCGAAGACCAGGGCCTCGGGCGGCGAGACCATGCCGGTGACCAGCGGGCGCTGCGACGTGCGGTCCATCAGCGCGTCGATGTCGCGGTCGATGTACATATTGAGCGCGTTGGCGCCACCGGCCGAGAGATAACCGCCGACACAGGTGATCAGCACCAGCCAGAGGTCCGGCACGCCCTGTTCGGCGAGGAACATCACCGGCACGGTGGTGATCAGCAGCAGCTCGATGATCCGCGGCTTGGTCAGCGCCACAAACGCCAGGACCCGGGCACCGGCCGAACGGCGGCCCGGTGTCGCGCTCGCGCCGGGCTCCTCCACGGTCCGTCCGGCGTGGGCGGTGCCCGCGCTCCCCTCCATGGCCTCTACGGCATGGACGGTGCCCCCAGGACGGGATTCAACGGCCGTCACGCACACCCCTGACAGAGACAAATCAAAGCGAGCCCTTCCCACATGAAGTACCGGTGAAGGCCCGCGCGTACCACGCCACTCTAGACGCTGCCCAGACCTCGCCCCGAGCCGGGGTCCGTCGTGTCCGCGGCCTCGGCGCCCCGGCCGGGCCGACCGGGGACACGCGCGCGAATGTGCCCGGCCGGGCACGGACGAGCCCTCGTCCGAGCGGGTGCCTTGTCATCTGTCGATCACCGTCCCGAAAGCGCCCGGACGCCTGCCGGGAGGCGGAGGACAGCCGGGCTCGGCACTCTGGTTTTTACGAGCCGAAAGAGTGCTCGTACGGGCGGTAGGCTCGGCAACGGCCGGTGAGATCAAGAACGCCGGCATTCGACATGTGGAGAGGAGCCCTGACTCAGGGTGAGCATCAAGCCGATCACCACAGACCTCGAGTGGACCGAAGCGGATCAGCGTGCCGTTGACACCGCTCGTGTTCTGGCAGCGGACGCGGTACAGAAGGTGGGCAACGGTCATCCCGGTACGGCGATGAGCCTGGCTCCGGCCGCGTACACCCTTTTCCAGAAGGTCATGCGCCACGACCCGGCCGACACCGACTGGACGGGCCGCGACCGGTTCGTCCTCTCCGCCGGGCACTCCTCCCTGACCCTGTACCTCCAGCTCTTCCTGGGTGGTTTCGGGCTGGAGCTGGAGGACATCGAGGCGTTCCGCACCTGGGGCTCCAAGACTCCGGGCCACCCGGAGTACGGGCACACCGCGGGCGTCGAGACCACCACGGGACCGCTCGGCCAGGGCGTGGCCAACGCCGTCGGCATGGCCATGGCGGCGCGCTACGAGCGCGGCCTGTTCGACCCCGAGGCGGCCCCGGGCACCTCCCCGTTCGACCACTTCGTGTACGCGATCGCGGGCGACGGCTGCCTCCAGGAGGGCATCTCCGCGGAGGCGTCCTCGCTGGCCGGGCACCAGAAGCTCGGCAACCTTGTATTGCTGTGGGACGACAATCACATTTCGATCGAGGGTGACACCGAGACCGCCGTCTCGGAGGACACCGTCGCGCGCTACGAGGCCTACGGCTGGCACGTCCAGCGCGTGGAGCCCCAGGCCAACGGCGACCTGGACCCCGAGGCGCTGTTCCACGCACTCCAGGCGGCGAAGGCGGAGACCGACCGTCCGTCGTTCATCGCGATGCGCTCGATCATCGCCTGGCCCGCGCCCAACGCCCAGAACACCGAGGCGGCGCACGGCTCCGCGCTCGGCGCCGACGAGGTCGCCGCGACCAAGCGTGTCCTCGGCTTCGACCCGGAGAAGTCCTTCGAGGTCACCGACGAGGTGCTCGCGCACACCCGCGGCCTGCTCGACCGGGGCCGTGAGGCGCGCGGCGAGTGGGAGAAGTCGCTCGCCTCCTGGCGTACGGCGAGCCCCGAGCGTGCGGAGCTCTTCGACCGTATCGCCGCCGGTGAGCTGCCCGTGGGCTGGGAGAAGCACCTGCCCCTCTTCGAGGCCGGCCACTCCCTGGCCACCCGCGCCGCCTCCGGCAAGGTGCTCCAGGCCCTCGGCCCGGTCCTGCCGGAGCTGTGGGGCGGCAGCGCCGACCTGGCGGGCTCCAA
This is a stretch of genomic DNA from Streptomyces sp. NA04227. It encodes these proteins:
- the tkt gene encoding transketolase, whose protein sequence is MSIKPITTDLEWTEADQRAVDTARVLAADAVQKVGNGHPGTAMSLAPAAYTLFQKVMRHDPADTDWTGRDRFVLSAGHSSLTLYLQLFLGGFGLELEDIEAFRTWGSKTPGHPEYGHTAGVETTTGPLGQGVANAVGMAMAARYERGLFDPEAAPGTSPFDHFVYAIAGDGCLQEGISAEASSLAGHQKLGNLVLLWDDNHISIEGDTETAVSEDTVARYEAYGWHVQRVEPQANGDLDPEALFHALQAAKAETDRPSFIAMRSIIAWPAPNAQNTEAAHGSALGADEVAATKRVLGFDPEKSFEVTDEVLAHTRGLLDRGREARGEWEKSLASWRTASPERAELFDRIAAGELPVGWEKHLPLFEAGHSLATRAASGKVLQALGPVLPELWGGSADLAGSNNTTIDKTSSFLPVGNPLPGADPYGRTIHYGIREHAMAAAMNGIALHGNTRIYGGTFLVFSDYMRNAVRLSALMHAPVTYVWTHDSVGLGEDGPTHQPVEHLATLRAIPGLNVVRPADANETAIAWREILRRYSKVYGKGTPHGIVLTRQGVPTYEPNEATAKGGYVLQEAEGGEPQVVLIGTGSEVQLAVGAREELQAAGIPTRVVSMPCVEWFEEQDQTYRDSVLPPAVGARVAVEAGVGLTWHRYVGDAGRIVSLEHFGASADGKVLFKEYGFTAEAVAAAARESLEAAQR
- a CDS encoding heme o synthase, with protein sequence MCVTAVESRPGGTVHAVEAMEGSAGTAHAGRTVEEPGASATPGRRSAGARVLAFVALTKPRIIELLLITTVPVMFLAEQGVPDLWLVLITCVGGYLSAGGANALNMYIDRDIDALMDRTSQRPLVTGMVSPPEALVFGLTLAVGSTLWFGLLVNWLSAWLSLGALLFYVVVYTMILKRRTSQNIVWGGIAGCMPVLIGWSAVTNSMSWAPVVLFLVMFFWTPPHYWPLSMKVKEDYARVGVPMLPVVASNKVVAKQIVLYSWVMVAVSLLLTPLGYTGWFYTTVALATGGWWLWEAHSLQNRAKSGATGAKLKEMRLFHWSITYVSLLFVAVAVDPFLR